From the genome of Gammaproteobacteria bacterium:
GCGCCACCGGTTCCTACTGCCAATCGCTTGGTCCCTGATAATCCTGGCGCTGCGCCCTGTGTCAGCGTTGACAGAACAGCTTAGCTCAAGACACCAACAGCATGTGCTCTAAAACGGCTGAGTCGTATCAATTTCTAGCATGCATTACGCCATTATCGTATCTAGGGGTTACACTATGCAGGACATCGGACCTAAGCCGTCGGGATCGCAGAAGAGAAAAGAAAAACTATGCAAGCGCCAAATTCTCACCGCCTATCAACATCAACGTTTACTAACGTATCCTGCCCGTTTTGCAGTCTACTCTGCGACGATCTCATCATAAAAAATAGTGGCGGGCAGTTGCATGTAGAAAGAAATGGCTGCACCAAAGCGATCGCAGGTTTCGAGCGTTCGGTAATCAAAACGTCCCCTCGCATCCAGGGTAGAGAGGCCTCCCTAAAAGAAGCCGTCGACTGCACCGCGAGGATGCTTCGTGCCGCAAAGCAGCCCCTCTTCAGTGGCCTAGGCACGGATGTAGCTGGTATGCGTGCTGTCTTGCCTCTAGCTGAACGCACAGGCGCCATCTTGGACCACATGCACGGTGATGCCGAAACACCTCATGTGCTGGCCCTGCAAGACGGCGGCTGGATGAGCACAACGCTCACTGAGATCAGAAATCGCGCTGATCTTATTATCTTTGCAGGCACTGATGTCGTTAGCGATTTCCCACGCTTTTTCGAACGGATCGTGTGGAACTCGCATGGCCTGTTCGATCTTAAGCCAGAACAACGTGACATTATTTACATAGGACGTCGTTTAAACACAGCACCAGGACGGAGTCCTAAAGGCCGCAAGCCGCTCCACATTGAGTGCGATCAGCGTCGATTACTGGAAATCGTATCAGTACTCCGTACGCTACTTAGAGGCGGTGCCATCCAGGTTCGCAGTGTCGCCGGAGTATCGATCTCGGTACTACAGACCCTTATCGAGCGGATGCAGAAAGCCCGTTATGGCGTCTTGGTATGGGCGCCAGCTGCACTTGATTTTCCGCACACTGATCTTGCGATACAAGTGTTCTATGAGCTCGTAAAAGATCTCAACAAGACGACCCGCTTCTCTGGCTTCTCTCTGGGCGGGAATGACGGAGGCATAACAGCAACCAATGTCTGCACGTGGCAAACCGGCTATCCGCTTCGTACCGGCTTCTCACGAGGCTATCCTAAATACGATGCATGGCGCTATTCAACGAAATCCTTGCTGGAACATGGCACTATTGACACATTAGTCTGGATTTCATCCCTTAGCACACAGCCTCCCCCAGTGGGATCGGAAACGCCGACTATTGTGCTTGGCGTGCCCCAGTTCAAGTTTAGTGAAGAACCTGATGTATTTATCCCAGTAGGCACACCTGGTGTGGATCATAACGGGCAGTTGTTTCGATGCGATAATGTTGTCGCATTGCCGATGCGCACGCTTAGACAGTCTCCGTTGCCTAGCGTCGCCTCCGTAATTACTGCAATTCACGAACTTTTATAACAGTGCACGCAGCCGCAGAATGCTAATTCGTCTAAACGGTGGAAAAGTCTACGACCCCGCCAATAATATAAACGGCGAGGTCCGTGATATCTTTATTTTCGATGGAAAGATTATCGGCACGCCGCTGGAAGACACTCGCATCGATAAGACTTATGACATACGGGATCGTATTGTGATGGCGGGCGCTATTGACATCCATACACATATAGGTGGTGGCAAAATCAATATCGCACGTATGATGATGCCGGAAGACCA
Proteins encoded in this window:
- a CDS encoding formylmethanofuran dehydrogenase subunit B; the protein is MQAPNSHRLSTSTFTNVSCPFCSLLCDDLIIKNSGGQLHVERNGCTKAIAGFERSVIKTSPRIQGREASLKEAVDCTARMLRAAKQPLFSGLGTDVAGMRAVLPLAERTGAILDHMHGDAETPHVLALQDGGWMSTTLTEIRNRADLIIFAGTDVVSDFPRFFERIVWNSHGLFDLKPEQRDIIYIGRRLNTAPGRSPKGRKPLHIECDQRRLLEIVSVLRTLLRGGAIQVRSVAGVSISVLQTLIERMQKARYGVLVWAPAALDFPHTDLAIQVFYELVKDLNKTTRFSGFSLGGNDGGITATNVCTWQTGYPLRTGFSRGYPKYDAWRYSTKSLLEHGTIDTLVWISSLSTQPPPVGSETPTIVLGVPQFKFSEEPDVFIPVGTPGVDHNGQLFRCDNVVALPMRTLRQSPLPSVASVITAIHELL